CATCAAGGACACCTCCGACCAGCGTGTCTGGGCATTCTTGGGCGACGGCGAGATGGACGAGCCCGAGTCGCGCGGACTGCTTCAGCTGGCAGCCAACGACAAGCTGGACAACCTGACCTTTGTCGTCAACTGCAATCTGCAGCGCCTTGACGGCCCGGTCCGTGGCAACGGCAAGATCGTCCAGGAATTGGAAGCGTTTTTCCGCGGCGCCGGCTGGAACGTCATCAAGGTCCTTTGGGGCCGCGAATGGGATGACCTACTGGCCCGTGACACCGACCATTCACTGGTCAAGGTCATGAATGACACGGTCGACGGCGACTACCAGACGTACAAGGCCGAGTCCGGCGGGTTTGTGCGCGAGCACTTCTTCGGCCAGACCCCGCAGACGAAGGAACTCGCCGCGCACCTGAGCGACGACGAGGTCTGGAACCTCAAGCGCGGCGGGCACGATTACCACAAGGTATACGCCGCCTATAAGGCTGCCGCCGATTTCAAGGGCAAGCCCACCGTCATCCTGGCCCACACGGTCAAGGGCTATGGCTTGGGCACGCACTTCGAGGCGCGCAACTCCACGCACCAGATGAAAAAGCTGACCCTTCAGGACTTGAAGGACTTCCGTACCCACCTTCGCTTGCCCATCTCCGATGAGGTGCTTGAAGCGGATCCGTACCGTCCCCCGTACTACCACCCGGGGATGGACACACCGGAAATTGAGTACATGATGGAACGCCGCCGCACCCTGGGCGGATTTGTTCCCGAGCGCCGCACCAAGCACACCGAACTCACCCTGCCGGGCGACAAGACGTATGAAGTGGCAAACCGTGGTTCGGGCAAGCAACACGCTGCCACCACCATGGCCTTTGTGCGCCTGCTCAAGGACCTGATGCGGGACAAGGACTTCGGCCAACGCATTGTGCCGATCATCCCCGACGAGGCACGCACCTTTGGAATTGACGCGTTCTTCCCGACGGCGAAGATCTACAATCCGAACGGTCAAAACTATTTGTCCGTTGACCGCGACCTGGTGTTGGCCTACAAGGAATCGATCTCCGGGCAGATCGTACACGCAGGCATCAACGAGGCCGGCTCCGTGGCCGCGTTCACCGCTGCGGGCACCGCCTACGCAACGCACGGCGAGCCGTTGATCCCGGTCTACGTGTTCTACTCCATGTTTGGCTTCCAGCGCACCGGTGACTCCTTCTGGGCTGCCGGGGACCAGATGACCCGCGGGTTTATCATCGGCGCCACCGCCGGCCGGACCACCTTGACCGGTGAGGGGCTGCAGCACGCTGACGGCCACTCCCCTCTCCTGGCATCCACCAACCCCGCAGTGGTCACCTATGACCCGGCCTACGGTTACGAGATAGGCGCCATCATGCGTGCCGGTCTGGAGCGCATGTACGGCCCGGATTCCACCGATCCGAACGTCATGTACTACATCACCGTGTACAACGAGCCCATCATCCAGCCCAAGGCTCCGGAAGACATGGACGTTGAAGGCATCAATAAGGGCATCTACCTGCTCAAGAAGGGTCAGGGCCAGGGCCCGAAAACCCAGCTACTGGCCTCCGGCGTCGCTGTTCCTTGGGCCTTGGAAGCACAGCAGATCCTCGCAGAAGAATGGGGGGTCAGCGCCGATGTTTGGTCGGTAACGTCCTGGACTGAATTGCGCCGTGACGGCTTGGCTGCTGAGGAAGATTCCTTCCTGCATCCCGGAGCAGAACCCCGCGTGCCGTACATCACCGCCAAGATGGCTGACGCGCAGGGGCCCGTGGTGGCTGTGAGCGACTTCATGAAGGCCATCCCGGACCAGGTCCGCCAGTTCCTGCCCAACGACTTCGCCACCCTCGGTGCCGACGGCTTCGGTTTCTCCGACACCCGCCCCGCAGCCCGCCGCTTCTTCAAGATCGACTCCCACTCCGTGGTGGTTCGCACCTTGCAGATGCTGGCCAAGCGAGGCGACATTGATGCGAGTGCACCGCAGCAGGCTATTGAAAAATACGACTTGCTGAACGTGAACGCCGGTACCACCGGCAACGCCGGAGGCGAAGGCTAATCCCTACGCCCTCCCAATTGGTAGGTCCCTAGCGGCCTACCAATTGGGCCCCTCGGGTGCGCGGGCCCAACAGCTCAGCCACGAAAAAGGGTTGGCGTGACCATTCCGGTCACGCCAACCCTTTTTTGTTGCCTCCGGCCCGGGGTGGGCGCCTTGTCGTATTCACACAAATAACGGCCGCATGCACAAAAGACATATCCTCAATGAATGGCACCCACGAATTCACGGGCAACGCAGCCGCCGGCGCAGTCCATCCCTGTGACAGAGCCCGCTAAACGGACCACCGACATCAAGAGCACTTCAGAGACGCTGGCGCGGCTTCGAGCCAACATTGGCCCACTGTCAACGATGATGCTGCGTGAACTGGAAACAACGCTGCCGTGGTACCGGCGATTGAGCGCCGATGAACGTTCCTCACTGGGCCTGGTGGCACAAAACGGGATCACCGCTTTTGTTTCCTGGTACGAGCACCCGTCTTCCCCCAGCTGGGTCTTGTCCGACGTCTTTGGCACGGCACCTACCGAACTGACCCGCTCCATCAGCCTCCAACGCGCCCTTCAGCTCATCAGGACGGTAGTCCAGGTCGTGGAGGACAGGGTTCCGGAGCTGGCCAGTGCAGGGGAGCAGGTGGATCTGCGCGAGGCCGTCCTGCGCTACTCCCGGGAAGTGGCCTTTGCCGCGGCGGATGTTTACGCCCGTGCCGCCGAGAACCGCGGCGCCTGGGATACCCGCCTTGAAGCGCTGGCCGTCGACGGGATCCTGCGCGGGGAGAACCCTGACGCTTTGCGATCACGGATTTCCGCCCTCGGATGGACCTCCAGGAACCGTTTCACCGTTATGGTGGGCCCGGCCCCTGCAGAAGCCAATGCCACCTTTCTTGCGACGCTGCGCCGCGCAGCGGGCCGGTTTGCCGCCGATGTGATGGTGGGTATCCAAGGCGACAGGCTCATTTTAGTGCTTGGCGATGTGACCGATCCCGAGACAGCATATTTGCGTCTGAGCGACTTGTTCGCGCCCGGCCCAGTGGTCTACGGGCCCTTGGCGGCCTCGTTGACTGATGCCACCGCATCTGCCAAGGCGGCGTTTGCGGCCATGGCCTCCGTCAAGGGCTGGACGGCGGCGCCCCGGCCGGTTTCCTCGGAGGACCTGTGGCCCGAACGGGTGATTGGCGGTGATGACTCCGCCCGGAAATCGTTATTGAACAACATCTACGAACCGTTACTGGCGGCAGGCAACGGGCTTTTGGACACGCTCAGCAGCTACCTGCAGCTGGGCCACTCGTTGGAGGCGGCTGCCCGGGACTTGTTTGTCCACTCCAACACTGTCAGGTACCGGCTGCGCAGGGTTTGCGACGTCACCGGTTGGGATCCGCTCATACCGAGGGAGGCCTTTGTGCTTCAAACAGCCATGGTGGTGGGCAGGCTCAGTGCCGTTTCGACGCAGCCTGCAGAACGTCCACCTGCCAGATCGTGAGGGCCACGGAGAGGGCAAGACGGACCGTCCCGCAGGCTGCCAGGTGACTCCCACCCGTCGCGCTTATTGTAGACTTCCTACAAATCAACACTGTTAGCTTGGTGCACCCAAATGCCCTGCAAACACACTTAAGTTTGGAAAGCTGGTTAATGTGCTTGCAATAGTCTGCCCTGGACAGGGTTCACAAACTCCCGGTTTCCTTCTGCCGTGGCTGGAACGCCCCGGCGTCGAGGCAAAACTTGCCGCGCTCAGCGAAGCTGCCGGCATTGACCTGCTGACCCACGGCACCTCCTCGGATGCGGAAACCATCAAGGACACCGCCGTCGCACAGCCCCTGATTGTCGCTGCCGGGCTGATCGCCGCCGAAGCCCTTTTGGATGTCCCCTTGGAGACATTGTCGGTGGTTGTTGCCGGCCACTCAGTCGGAGAAATCACTGCCACTGCCCTCACCGGCACCCTCTCCAACACCGATGCCATGGCGTTTGTGCGTGAACGTGCCAACACGATGGCGGAGGCTGCCGCGGTGACCGCCACCGGCATGGCCGCTGTTGTGGGCGGAGACCCGGAGGAGGTGTTGGCAGCCATCGCTGCTGCCGGGCTGACCCCTGCCAACATGAACTCCAAGGGCCAGACGGTGGCCGCCGGCACCTTGGAACAGATTGCGGCACTGGTCGCCGCGCCGCCAGCCAAGGCGCGGATCATCCCGCTGCAGGTTGCCGGCGCGTTCCACACCCACCACATGGCGCCTGCCGTCTCGGCCTTGCAGGCCCTTGCGCCGTCCTTGACTGTGCACGCACCCAAGGTCCCCCTGCTCTCCAACTACGACGGCGCCGTCGTGCCTTCCGGGGAAGCGGCACTTGAGTCCTTGATCGCCCAGGTTTCACGTCCTGTCCGTTGGGATAAGTGCATGGAGACCATGTCCGCACTGGGCGTGACCGCACTGATTGAGCTGACGCCGGCAGGAACCTTGACCGGCCTTGCCAAGCGCGGCATGAGCGGGGTTGCTACCGTTGCAGTGAAAACGCCAGATGATTTAGATGCTGCCAAAGAACTACTGACCGAGCACGCCTCCGGGAAGAAGGATAAGTAAGTGAGCACTCCCACACTGAAGCAAAACACCCTGCGGAGCGGATCACGCATCTGGGGGATTGGCGCCTACCGTCCGGAGATCATCGTCAGCAATGACGATGTGTGCCAGTGGATTGACTCCTCCGACGAGTGGATCCAGCAGCGCACCGGCATCATCACCCGTCACCGCGCCCCCCGCGAGATCAGCGTGGTCGACATGGCAGTTGGCGCAGGCGCGGAGGCCATCAAGAGCGCCGGCATTGACGCCTCGCAAATCGGGGCTGTCCTGGTCTCCACTGTGACGCACATGTACGCCACGCCGTCGGCTGCGGCCCTGATCGCGGACAAGCTCGGCGCCAACCCGGCCCCCGCCTTCGATATTTCCGCTGCCTGCGCGGGCTACTGCTACGGCATTGCCCAGGCCGACGCCCTAGTGCGTGCCGGCACCGCCGAGTACGTTTTGGTCATCGGCGTGGAGAAGCTGTCCGACGTCATCGACAACCATGAGCGCACCATCTCCTTTCTGCTGGGCGACGGCGCTGGCGCGGTGGTCGTCGGCCCCTCCGACGAGCCCGGGATCGGGCCCACGGTGTGGGGAGCCGATGGCAGCAAGTGGGACACCATCGGCATGACCCACTCGCTGATGGACGTGCGGGACTTCAGCGAACAGGCCATGAAGGGCGACGGCGTCGCCCTGGCCGCCGCTGATGAGGCGCACTCCACGCTGTGGCCCACCTTGCGCCAGGACGGGCAAACCGTGTTCCGCTGGGCCGTGTGGGAGATGGCCAAGATGGCCAAGAAGGCCCTGGAAGTCGCCGGCATCACGGCAGCAGATCTGGGCGCCTTTGTGCCGCATCAGGCGAATATGCGGATCATCGACGAACTGGCCAAGCAGCTCAAACTGCCGGAGCACGTCGTTATTGCCCGCGACATTGCCGATGCCGGCAACACCTCTGCGGCGTCTATCCCCTTGGCGACACACCGCCTTTTGCAGGAGAACCCGGAGCTTTCAGGTAAACTCTCGCTGCAGATCGGCTTTGGTGCCGGGTTGGTGTTTGGTGCCCAAGTGGTGCGCCTCCCCTAGATTCAGATAGTGCATCTTGCCACAACCATGGTTTGATCCGCACTGCCTGGAAAGATCAAGCGTTTTGGTCGCAATGAAAATACAAGAAAAGGAGCCATCAATGGCTAGCAACGAAGAAATCCTGGCCGGTTTGGCCGAAATCGTCAACGAAGAGACCGGTCTCGCCCCCGAGGCTGTAGAACTGGACAAGTCCTTCACCGACGACTTGGACATCGACTCGATCTCCATGATGACCATTGTGGTCAACGCCGAAGAGAAGTTCGACGTGAAGATCCCGGACGAGGAAGTCAAGAACCTCAAGACGGTTGGCGACGCTGTCAGCTTCATCGCCGCAGCACAGGCGTAATTAGCTCCACTCCTGCCCGGCTTCGCTCACGCGAGGCAGTGCACGATGGATGGCCGGCACCCTGGGTGCCGGCCATCCACAGCATTTTTGGATTCCGTCCAGTACCCCTTATTTTTTGGAAGAGTTGAACCATGGCCCGCAAAGTAGTCATCACCGGACTCGGAGCTACCACGCCCATCGGCGGCGACGTCCCGACCATGTGGAAGAACGCCCTTAAGGGTGTTTCCGGCGCTCACACACTCAAAGACGAGTGGGTGGAAAAGTACGACATCCCCGTACATTTCGCCGCGCGGGTCACGAATCCCGCTTCCGAGGTCCTCAGCCGCGTGGAAGCCAAGCGCATGGATCCCTCAACACAGTTCGCCGTTGTGGCTGCCCGCGAAGCCTGGAAGGACTCCGGCCTTGAAGACATCGACCACGACCGCCTCGCTGTGGCTTTTGCCACTGGCATCGGCGGCGTGTGGACCTTGCTCGACGCCTGGGACACCCTGCGCGAGAAGGGTCCGCGCCGTGTCTTGCCGATGACTGTGCCCATGCTCATGCCCAACGGCCCCGCCGCAGCTGTCAGCCTGGACCTCGGTGCCCGCGCCGGCGCCCACACCCCGGTTTCCGCCTGCGCCTCCGGCACCGAAGCCATGCACATTGCCCTTGAGCTGATCCGCTCCGGCAAGGCCGACGTCGTGGTGGCCGGTGGCGCCGAGGCGGCCATCCACCCGCTGCCCATGGCAGCCTTTGCCGCCATGCAGGCGCTGTCCAAGCGTAATGACAACCCCGAAGGCGCCTCACGTCCCTACGACATCAGCCGCGACGGCTTTGTCATGGGTGAGGGCGCCGGAGCCATGGTCCTCGAGGCCGAGGAGCACGCCCTGGCCCGTGGCGCCCGCATCTACGGGGAGCTGGCCGGCACCTCCGTCACGGCGGACGCATACCACATCACGGCTCCCGACCCCGAAGGCTTGGGCGCAACCCGTGCCCTGAAAGCTGCCCTATTCGATGCCCGGGCCCTGCCCGAGGACGTGGTCCACGTCAACGCGCACGCCACATCAACCCCCGTAGGTGACCGCCCTGAGTACACGGCCCTGCGTGCGGCCCTCGGCGAGCATCTGGACAACGTGTGCGTCTCCGCCACGAAGTCGCAGACGGGCCACCTGTTGGGTGCCTCAGGGGCTGTGGAGTCGGTACTGACGGTTCTGGCCGTCTACCACCGCCTGGCACCTGTGACTATCAACCTGGAAAACCAAGACCCGGAGATTCCCCTGGACGTGGTGACCGGCACCCCCCGCGAATTGCCCGAAGGGCAGATCATGGCGCTGAACAACTCGTTTGGGTTCGGCGGCCACAACGCCGTTGTTGCCATCCGCAGCACCGGACCCAAGGTTGAGATGGTCTAGACCCTTAGCCACGACGACGGCGCCCACCATTTGGTGGGCGCCGTTCTCCGTTGAGGGGGCAGATCACCCCCTCCCACAGCGGCGGTCCGTCCCTGGGTAGTGGGGGTGATCTGCCCCCTCAACGGTCAGCCGACGTGGTGGAGCCAGCGGACGGGGGCACCGGCGGCCGCATGCCGGAAGGGCTCCAGTTCTTCATCCCAGGCCTCGCCCAGGGCCAGTGAGAGCTCTTGGTAGACGGCTGCGGGTTCGCCCTTGCCAGCCTCGTAGGCGTAGCGGATCCTGTCCTCGGAAACCATGATGTTGCCGTGGACGTCGGTCACGGCGTGGAAGATGCCAAGTTCGGGGGTGTGAGACCATCGGGATCCGTCGACCCCGGCGCTGGGCTCTTCGGTGACTTCGTAGCGGACATTGGCCCAGCCGCGTAGCGCCGAAGCGAGCCGGGCACCTGTTCCCGCTGGCCCATGCCAAAGGTATTCCGTGCGTAGCACATTAGGCGCCGCGGGCTGTGCAGTCCACTGCAAGCTCGTGCGCTGGTCCATCACACCTGCGATGGATGACTCGATATGTGGGCACATGACAGCCGGGGCTGAGTGCACGAACAAGACACCGCGCGTCAATACGACGTTCATTCCATCCTCCATTGCAGTAGGTGCGTCTTCCCCAACGACCTTCAAACGGATGGAAATTTGTGTTGCGCGGAGCCGGCGTGGACCGTCCCAGATTGTCTGGCCAAATTGTTAGACAGAGAGAGTCAACGGTGCTGATCTGCCTTCGCTGAGCGTTGGCTCTCTCCCATTGTGCCGTAGCTTGGGCAATTGCGCCACCACAACCGCGAACCGGCATGAAAGTGCACGCTTCAGGCTCTTGGGTGGGCCTGTTTATAGCTTTCGCGCAGCCTTTCAACGGAGACGTGCGTGTAGAGCTGCGTGGTGGCCAGGGAACTGTGGCCCAGTATTTCCTGGACGGCTCGGAGGTCGGCACCGCCGTCCAATAGGTGCGTGGCTGCTGAGTGCCGCAGCGTGTGGGGGCCTGTCGCGGAGGTGTCCCCCAGCTGCCCAAAGACGTGTTCGACGACGGTTCGCACGGCACGCTGGTCAATCCGGGCGCCGCGTTTGCCCAGGAATAGGGCCGGACCACTATCCGGTTTGGCCAAGGCCGGGCGTCCCAGCGAGAGCCACGTCTCCACGGCGCGTGCCGCGGGAACACCGTACGGGACAACGCGTTCCTTGTTGCCCTTGCCCAACACTGTCAGCGCCCGTCGCTCCCGATTGAGGGCATCGATATCCGCTCCCGCAAGTTCGCCGACCCGGATGCCTGTGGCATAAAGAAGTTCCACCATGGCGTGGTCCCGTATCGCCGTGGCTTCCCCCTCCCCGGCACGGACAGCCAGGGCGTCCATGAGTCGCTGAATCTGCTGTTGCTGCAGCACGGCCGGCAGGGTCTGGTCCCGCTTCGGGGCCCTCAACCGCAGGGCAGGGTCCACTTCCACCAGTTCTTCCCGGAGCGCCCAGGCGGTGAAACTGCGGACGGTTGCAGCGCGTCGTGCAAGGGTTGCGCGGGCCAGGCCGGCTGCGCTTTGCTCGCCCAACCAACGCCGCAACAAACTTAAGTCCAGCCCAGCCAAGGTGGTGACGCCCTCGGCGAGCGCATGGATGAGCAACGCGTCGACATCGCCGCGGTAGGCCCGTACTGTATGGGCCGACCGTCCGCGCTCGGCCACCAAGTAACGCTC
This region of Arthrobacter alpinus genomic DNA includes:
- the aceE gene encoding pyruvate dehydrogenase (acetyl-transferring), homodimeric type, with the translated sequence MAAGDQNSHILSGLTNQLPDRDPEETAEWLESLDSLISERGTERAQFIMRSLLQRAGAQSVGVPMVTTTDYVNTIPADQEPEFPGDEEVERKYRTWLRWNAAIMVHRAQHPDIGVGGHISTYAGAATLYEVGFNHFFRGKDHAGGGDQVFFQGHASPGMYARAFLEGRLSEEDMDGFRQEKSKEGHALSSYPHPRLMPEFWEFPTVSMGIGPMNAIYQAQSNRYLHNRGIKDTSDQRVWAFLGDGEMDEPESRGLLQLAANDKLDNLTFVVNCNLQRLDGPVRGNGKIVQELEAFFRGAGWNVIKVLWGREWDDLLARDTDHSLVKVMNDTVDGDYQTYKAESGGFVREHFFGQTPQTKELAAHLSDDEVWNLKRGGHDYHKVYAAYKAAADFKGKPTVILAHTVKGYGLGTHFEARNSTHQMKKLTLQDLKDFRTHLRLPISDEVLEADPYRPPYYHPGMDTPEIEYMMERRRTLGGFVPERRTKHTELTLPGDKTYEVANRGSGKQHAATTMAFVRLLKDLMRDKDFGQRIVPIIPDEARTFGIDAFFPTAKIYNPNGQNYLSVDRDLVLAYKESISGQIVHAGINEAGSVAAFTAAGTAYATHGEPLIPVYVFYSMFGFQRTGDSFWAAGDQMTRGFIIGATAGRTTLTGEGLQHADGHSPLLASTNPAVVTYDPAYGYEIGAIMRAGLERMYGPDSTDPNVMYYITVYNEPIIQPKAPEDMDVEGINKGIYLLKKGQGQGPKTQLLASGVAVPWALEAQQILAEEWGVSADVWSVTSWTELRRDGLAAEEDSFLHPGAEPRVPYITAKMADAQGPVVAVSDFMKAIPDQVRQFLPNDFATLGADGFGFSDTRPAARRFFKIDSHSVVVRTLQMLAKRGDIDASAPQQAIEKYDLLNVNAGTTGNAGGEG
- a CDS encoding PucR family transcriptional regulator gives rise to the protein MAPTNSRATQPPAQSIPVTEPAKRTTDIKSTSETLARLRANIGPLSTMMLRELETTLPWYRRLSADERSSLGLVAQNGITAFVSWYEHPSSPSWVLSDVFGTAPTELTRSISLQRALQLIRTVVQVVEDRVPELASAGEQVDLREAVLRYSREVAFAAADVYARAAENRGAWDTRLEALAVDGILRGENPDALRSRISALGWTSRNRFTVMVGPAPAEANATFLATLRRAAGRFAADVMVGIQGDRLILVLGDVTDPETAYLRLSDLFAPGPVVYGPLAASLTDATASAKAAFAAMASVKGWTAAPRPVSSEDLWPERVIGGDDSARKSLLNNIYEPLLAAGNGLLDTLSSYLQLGHSLEAAARDLFVHSNTVRYRLRRVCDVTGWDPLIPREAFVLQTAMVVGRLSAVSTQPAERPPARS
- a CDS encoding ACP S-malonyltransferase — translated: MLAIVCPGQGSQTPGFLLPWLERPGVEAKLAALSEAAGIDLLTHGTSSDAETIKDTAVAQPLIVAAGLIAAEALLDVPLETLSVVVAGHSVGEITATALTGTLSNTDAMAFVRERANTMAEAAAVTATGMAAVVGGDPEEVLAAIAAAGLTPANMNSKGQTVAAGTLEQIAALVAAPPAKARIIPLQVAGAFHTHHMAPAVSALQALAPSLTVHAPKVPLLSNYDGAVVPSGEAALESLIAQVSRPVRWDKCMETMSALGVTALIELTPAGTLTGLAKRGMSGVATVAVKTPDDLDAAKELLTEHASGKKDK
- a CDS encoding beta-ketoacyl-ACP synthase III produces the protein MSTPTLKQNTLRSGSRIWGIGAYRPEIIVSNDDVCQWIDSSDEWIQQRTGIITRHRAPREISVVDMAVGAGAEAIKSAGIDASQIGAVLVSTVTHMYATPSAAALIADKLGANPAPAFDISAACAGYCYGIAQADALVRAGTAEYVLVIGVEKLSDVIDNHERTISFLLGDGAGAVVVGPSDEPGIGPTVWGADGSKWDTIGMTHSLMDVRDFSEQAMKGDGVALAAADEAHSTLWPTLRQDGQTVFRWAVWEMAKMAKKALEVAGITAADLGAFVPHQANMRIIDELAKQLKLPEHVVIARDIADAGNTSAASIPLATHRLLQENPELSGKLSLQIGFGAGLVFGAQVVRLP
- a CDS encoding acyl carrier protein; its protein translation is MASNEEILAGLAEIVNEETGLAPEAVELDKSFTDDLDIDSISMMTIVVNAEEKFDVKIPDEEVKNLKTVGDAVSFIAAAQA
- the fabF gene encoding beta-ketoacyl-ACP synthase II, translated to MARKVVITGLGATTPIGGDVPTMWKNALKGVSGAHTLKDEWVEKYDIPVHFAARVTNPASEVLSRVEAKRMDPSTQFAVVAAREAWKDSGLEDIDHDRLAVAFATGIGGVWTLLDAWDTLREKGPRRVLPMTVPMLMPNGPAAAVSLDLGARAGAHTPVSACASGTEAMHIALELIRSGKADVVVAGGAEAAIHPLPMAAFAAMQALSKRNDNPEGASRPYDISRDGFVMGEGAGAMVLEAEEHALARGARIYGELAGTSVTADAYHITAPDPEGLGATRALKAALFDARALPEDVVHVNAHATSTPVGDRPEYTALRAALGEHLDNVCVSATKSQTGHLLGASGAVESVLTVLAVYHRLAPVTINLENQDPEIPLDVVTGTPRELPEGQIMALNNSFGFGGHNAVVAIRSTGPKVEMV
- a CDS encoding DUF3145 domain-containing protein, yielding MNVVLTRGVLFVHSAPAVMCPHIESSIAGVMDQRTSLQWTAQPAAPNVLRTEYLWHGPAGTGARLASALRGWANVRYEVTEEPSAGVDGSRWSHTPELGIFHAVTDVHGNIMVSEDRIRYAYEAGKGEPAAVYQELSLALGEAWDEELEPFRHAAAGAPVRWLHHVG
- a CDS encoding tyrosine recombinase XerC; this translates as MDHEERARLPQELAHAANSFERYLVAERGRSAHTVRAYRGDVDALLIHALAEGVTTLAGLDLSLLRRWLGEQSAAGLARATLARRAATVRSFTAWALREELVEVDPALRLRAPKRDQTLPAVLQQQQIQRLMDALAVRAGEGEATAIRDHAMVELLYATGIRVGELAGADIDALNRERRALTVLGKGNKERVVPYGVPAARAVETWLSLGRPALAKPDSGPALFLGKRGARIDQRAVRTVVEHVFGQLGDTSATGPHTLRHSAATHLLDGGADLRAVQEILGHSSLATTQLYTHVSVERLRESYKQAHPRA